In the genome of uncultured Celeribacter sp., the window CTCATCGGAATGGGCAAAGGGTCGCAAAGAGACAGGCGCGAGCTCTGAATGCAGATCTTTGTAACACGCGGCATAGAGGGTCATATCGACATGCGCCTGAGAGCTGGGCAACCCCGTCCCCGACTTTTGCCGCAAGCGCAGGGCACAGGGTGCAAAGACGCGCCATTCGGCGGCAACCACGGCGGACAATGCGGCCATATCCTCGAAATCATGGGCGATGATCTCGACATAGGGCCGCGCGAGGTCCCGCGCGTAAAACCGGATGCCGCCGATCAGGCTCCCTGCCCCAGTTCGCAAATACCGATGCGCAAAGTCGAGCGAGGCCACGCCGGGCAGCGCGATATGATCGGAAAACAGGCGCGCGAACTCAGGATTGTCGATCCGGTCCACCTGTTCCGCGAACCATGCGGACACACGGGAGCGCCCAGATTCGCCGCAAAGGCAGTCCGCAAGATCAAGGTCATAGGAGAGCGAGGGCCAATCAGCGACATCTGTCTTCATGCCGTCGGGATAAACGCCCACTCCGGCCCTGTCACGCGGTTCCGAGACATGGCTTTCCCTGTGGCGGCGAAGCGCCTAGAGTGACAAGAAACGCACAATTGCCATCCCATGCCCTATCGCTGGACACCCGATCAGATCACGCCCCTGCCCCGACCTCCTGAGGAGGGCGCGCCGGTGTTGCGCCTTGATCTCTGGCCGCACCGCTCGCTTAAGGGCAAAGGCTTTTCCGCCACGATATGGATCATGTTCTGTGGCGGGTTGATCCCCGTGGTGCCCTTTATCGGCACCATCGCTTTTTGGATTTTGTTGATCTTCATGATGACGGCCCTGGCGGCGCTTTGGGTGGCGCTGAGGCACTCGGACCGGGACCGGTTACGCGAGGAGCTGCTGATCTGGCCCGATCGGGTGGAACTGACCCATTGGCCCGCTAAGGGCGGAGCTTTGACCTGGCAGGCCAACCCCTATTGGCTGCGCCTGACGTTGCATCCCGAGAAAGGCAAGGTGGAGCAGTATCTGACGCTGAAAGGTGGCGGACCGGCAGAGACGCGCGAGGTCGAGCTTGGCGCCTTCCTCAGCCCGGAAGAGCGCCAAAGCCTCTATCGCGACCTCATGACCGCGCTGGCGGAATTGAAACGGCCAAGCTGAAACGCGCCATATGAGCCGAGATCACTCCGCCTCGACGAGGATACAGCCTGTTTCGGCCTTCAGCTCCTCGACGAAAACATCCGCCTGTTTCTGGCTCGCGCGCGTGACCCGATAGGCGTCGCGATAGCTGAAATCGTCGTCGTTCATCATCTGTTCAACGAGGCTTTCGGCGCTGGCTTCGAGATGGGTATCCGTCATCTGACGCGCTTTTGCGAGCTGGGCCTTGGTCGACGCCTCATTCGATTGCGGGGCACAGAGAAAGGCATATTCGCTCTCTCCGTCCTGTGACGTCACCTCATGGCGGAGATAGTCCGGGTGCACCGATTGGGTGACGCTTGCCGGATCACATGCCGCCAAAACACCCATGGCCACCGCGCCGCACAACATATTCATTTTCATAGTAAAACTCTTCACTTGATACGGGTCGCGGGGGGTATACGGCATTCTGCGCGAAAGGAAACTCCAAAACACCGAGGCATGAAAAAAGGCCGCCCGAAAGCGACCTCTCATGATGTGTACGCTTTGGTCGTTTCAGCAGCCGAGCTGCGCCTTGACCATAGGCCCGGCGGCGCCGAAATCCATCTGGCCGGTGTATTTGGCTTTCAGAGCGCCCATCACCTTGCCCATGTCGCGGATGCTGTCCGCGCCGGTCTCAGCGATGGCGTCTTCGACAGCCTTGGTGACCTCGTCAGAGTTGAGCTGACGCGGCAGGAATTCCTCGATGATGGCGATCTCGGCGCGCTCTTTTTCAGCGAGTTCCAAACGCGCGCCCTCTTCAAAGGCTTTCGCGCTTTCCTGACGCTGTTTGACCATCTTGCCGAGGATGCCGAGCACGTCGTCGTCGGAAACAACCACCTCTTCGCCCTCGCCACGGGCCGCAATCTCGCGATCCTTGATGGCGGCGTTGATCAGGCGCAGCGTCGCCAAGCGTTCGCTGTCCTTTTCTTTCATCGCCGTTTTCAGTGCGGCATTCAGCCGGCTTCGCATATCCATATGGGCCTCATCCCCTAAAGCGTTTTGCGAACAACCTGAGTTACAGATTTTCGGAAAACACCGTGCTACGTTTATACCCTACACTGCATTTTGCTTTTTACCTGTGTCAGATAAAACGCCGAACGCTTTATTGACATCGCAAGTGGCCAACATAACGAAACAGGCGACCAAGCTCAAGCACCGTTCACCAACGGCAATATGACCCATAACCAATTGAAATCATTGCACTCTATATTTAAACCCGAAATCGCCCCCCGAGCGCTTGACGCTGCCCGCCCCTTTCCTTAGGTTCCGGCCAATTTTGCCCATATAGGAGAGTCGTGCCATGGCATCTGGTCTACAGTCCGGAAATCCAACCGCGTGTCTGGCTTTGGCCGATGGCACCGTCTTCTACGGGAAAGGCTTCGGTGCCACCGGAGTCACCACCGCAGAGCTGTGTTTCAACACCGCGATGACCGGCTATCAGGAGATCATGACCGATCCCTCCTATGCCGGACAGATCGTGACCTTCACCTTCCCGCACATCGGCAACACCGGCGTCAACGCCGAGGATGACGAAACCAATGACCCGGTCGCCGCCGGCATGGTGGTCAAATGGGATCCGACCGATCCGTCGAACTGGCGGGCGCAGGACGAGCTGGGTCCCTGGCTTGAGAAACGCGGTCGCATCGGCATGGGCGGCGTCGACACCCGGCGCCTGACCCGCGCGATCCGGCAACAAGGCGCACCGCATGTCGCCATCGCGCATGACCCCGAAGGCAAGTTCGACATCGAAGCGCTGGTCAAACAGGCGCGCGAATTCTCCGGTCTTGTGGGGCTGGATTTGGCCAAAGACGTGACCTGTGCGCAATCGTACCAGTGGGACGAGATGCGGTGGGCCTGGCCGGATGGCTACCCGAAACGTGAGGGCAAGGGCTTTAAGGTTGTGGCCGTGGATTTCGGCGCGAAACGCAACATCCTGCGCTGTCTCGCCTCTGCCGGTTGCGACGTGACCGTCCTTCCGGCCACCGCCACCGCCGAAGAGGTTCTGGCCCACAATCCCGATGGTGTGTTCCTGTCGAACGGCCCGGGCGATCCGGCGGCGACCGGGGAATATGCCGTGCCGATGATCAAGGGCGTGCTGGACAAAGACCTGCCGGTCTTCGGCATTTGTCTGGGGCACCAGATGCTGGCCCTCGCTTTGGGCGCCAAGACCATCAAGATGAACCACGGGCACCACGGCGCCAACCACCCGGTGAAGGATCTCGACACCGGCAAGGTGGAAATCACCTCGATGAACCACGGCTTTACCGTGGACGCCCAGAGCCTGCCCCAGGGCGTGAAAGAGACGCATATTTCGCTCTTTGACGGTTCCAACTGTGGCATTGCGGTCGAGGGCAAGCCGGTGTTCTCCGTGCAATACCACCCCGAGGCCTCGCCGGGTCCGATGGACAGCTACTACCTGTTCGAACGCTTTGCGGCGGCCATGGCGGAGCGCGAAACCGCCTGAGCTGTGGCCTCTTGATGATAACGGATCGGAAAAGGCGGGTCACACCCGCCTTTTTCGTGTCCCGCGCGCCGCATTTACCACTTCCACAGTCTCGGTTAACGCGTTGTTAACCAACCATACTCCAAGTTGTCCACAAGCGGCCGGGATAATCCCGACGCGGGGGCGCCGGTATTGAATTGACCAATATGGGCCAGGCATCAGGGGTTACGGGTTGTCCTTTGACAGGCATCAACAGTTTCCGGCATTCAAACGGCACGGCGCAACCGCGGCCCCTCTTATGCTGTCTCCAGCCGACCGTGTGTCCCCACCACCTGCCAGCCAACATGGACCACGCTCCCGAAGCCGCAAGCCGATCGGGCAGATCCTTGTCGAGATGGGCGAGCTGGCCCCTGGCGATCTGGTCCGTGCCGCCGCCATGCGCCAACGCGAAGACGCCCGGATCGGCGACATTCTTTTGGCCCACGGCATGGTCAGTGAGCCTGCGCTCTATACGGCACTTGCCCGCCAGTTCAACGCCGAGATCGCCCGCTTCGATCAAAGCCCGCCCGATGTGCGCCTCATCGACCGCATTGGCGCCGACGAATGCCTTCGCCGCGGGATTTTGCCTTGGCGTCAGGCGGGCGGCACGGTTCTGATCGCCTCCTGTCGCCCGGAACAATTCGAGGATTTGCGTCCGCGTCTGACCGGGATGTTCGGCCCGGTGCGCCTTGCCGTCACCTCGGAAACCGCCCTGCACGAGGCGCTGTTAAAATCCCGCCAACGGCGTCTGGCCTCGCAAGCCGAAACCCGCGTCGCCGCGCATGAGAGCTGCCGCGAGATGGACATTCGCAAGCTGACGCGAATGATCTCTTCTCTGGCGGTTCTGGGCGCACTCGTCGCCCTGATCTCTCCGATCATGGCGGGGATTCTCCTGACATCTTGGGCGGTGATCACATTGGTGATCTCGACCGGACTGAAAATTGCCGCCGCCTTCGCGCAGGCCAAAACAGCGCGCACACGCCAAAGCACATTTTTCAGCAAACGCAGCAAAACACCGCTCCCGACCGTCTCAATCATGTTGCCTCTGTTCAAGGAACGCGAGATTGCCACGCGGCTCATCAAACGCGTCTCGCGACTGAAATATCCGCGAGAGCTTTTGGACGTCTGTCTGGTGGTCGAAGAGGATGACACGATCACCCAGGACGCCATTGCCAACACAGATTTGCCACGCTGGATGCGCCAGATCATCGTGCCCCGCGGCGGCGTCAAAACCAAACCGCGTGCGTTGAATTTCGCCCTCGATTTTTGTCGCGGGTCCATCGTCGGTATTTACGATGCCGAAGATGCCCCGGAGCCGGAACAGCTTCACAAGGTGGCCAGCCATTTCGCCCAAGCCGGACCGGAAGTGGCCTGTTTGCAAGGCATTCTGGATTTCTACAACGCCCGCACCAATTGGCTGTCGCGGTGTTTCACGGTCGAATATGCCTCCTGGTTCCGGGTCATCCTGCCCGGTTACGAAAAAATGGGGCTGCCGGTGCCTTTGGGCGGCACGACATTGTTCTTTCGCCGCGATGTGATCGAGGAACTGGGCGGCTGGGACGCGCACAACGTGACCGAGGACGCCGATCTGGGCATCCGTCTGGCGCGCCACGGCTACCGCACCGAGCTGTTGCACACGGTCACGGAAGAGGAGGCCAATTGTCGTCTCTGGCCCTGGGTCAAACAACGTTCGCGCTGGCTCAAGGGCTACGCGATGACCTACGCTATGCATATGCAAAAGCCAGGCAAGCTCTGGCGCGATCTGGGGCCGTGGCGGTTCTTTGGCGTGCAGGCGCTGTTTCTGGGCGCATTGTCGCAATTCGTGCTGGCGCCGTTTCTGTGGTCGTTCTGGATGTTTCCGCTGGGCCTGCCGCATCCGATGCGCGCCGTGCTGCCGCATGATCTTCTGGTGGTTCTGGGCGGGGTTTTCCTTTTGTCAGAGGCCATCACCGTCGCCACCGGGATGATCGCCACCTCGACCTCGAAACACAAATGGCTCTGGCCCTGGGTCCCGACACTGCATTTCTATTACCCTCTGGCGACACTCGCCGCGCTCAAGGGGCTTTGGGAGATGGTGTCGAAACCCTATTATTGGGACAAGACCGCGCATGGCATCGACGATCTGGCCTTTCACGAGGATATGGAGGCTCAGGAGAGTGCCGCAATGCCTCATCCCGCCCCGCAGGCCGAAGATCAGAAGACACAGTCGCCGCTCCCGCAAATCGCCCCATTGGTCCTGAAGGCCCCAATCAGCCTGCCTGCGAATGAGACCCCCGACAAAGCGCGCGTCCTCTATCCGCCCCGTGATGCGGCCCCGTCACAGCGCTTGCGCCTTGTGGCCGAGGAGGCACGCCCCTTTGTGTTCGACAGCTTGCAAGATCAGGCCAGCGGCTCGATGCCCGTACCGGGGCGGCGGTTGACCTTTGGGCTGGACTTGTCGCGCGGGCCGCAGCCCCCCGCCCTGCGCCGCGCCATCGAAGCCGCAGCCGTGGCCATCGACCCGGACCGTCTGCGCCCAGCCCCCAGTCCCGACACACGTCCTGTGCCGCAGCCGACAGAGGTTCTGGGGGTTCTCAGCCCGCCGACAGCGCCGCCTGCGCACAATGCCCCCGGCGCACCGGAGTGGGCGCATGTCGCCGCCTTTGCCGAGGCCCCCGCGTTTGTACCGGGCGTGTCCGACACAGGTGCGACAGTCCGCAAAGATCGCGACAGCGCCTAACCGTGTTCTGACTTACCGCACTTTTTCGGCGTCGATTTTCAGCCGCGTGACGAAAGCTTTCGAAATATGATCGGAAAGCGCTTTGTGCGCCGCATCCCCATCGCGGGCCTCGATCGCGGCGACGATGAGATCATGCTCCTTGATCGCCTCCTGGCCACGGCCCTCGGCGGCCAGAGAGGTGGTCGCCAAAAGCGCCATGGAGCGGTGCACCAGATCGAGCTGTTGCACGAGGTATTTGTTGTGCGACGCGAGGTGGATTTGTTTGTGAAAGCGGCGGTTGGCGCGCGACATTGGCTCTGGCTGGCCAATAAGGGCCCGGTCCGCCTCGACCATATCGCGCAGCACGCGGACCTCTTCGGCGGTGGCATGACGCGCAGCGAGACGCGCCGCAAGCCCCTCAAGTTCGGTGCGCACCACGTAGAGATCGGCCATCTGGTTGTGATCGAGCGACGCAACAATCAAGGACCGCCCATCTCGGGTGAGCATGGATTGCGTCTCAAGCCGCTGCAACGCCTCGCGGATCGGCGTGCGCGACACGCCGAAGCGTTCCGCCAGCTCGCTTTCGACCAGACGATCGCCGGGGCGATAGACGCCGGTGTCGATCGCCTCGAGGATCAGCCCATAGGCATCTTTCTGGCTCGCGCGCGGGTCTTTCATCTTTGGTCTCTCTTTTTGCTCATCGGGTTTTGCTCATCCGGGCAGGCCCAAACCATAGCCATGCAGAGCCCCCGCGATCAAGCGCTAACACGAGCCTGCTTGCATGTGCCGCAGAGGGCTTCTAAGGAGGACCCATGGTAGCCGATCATTTCTCTCACGTGAAAACCTGGGTTTTCGACCTCGACAACACGTTATACCCGCCAGACGCCGCACTGTTTTCCCAGATCGAGGTCAAAATGACCGATTGGGTGGCGCGTGAACTGAACGTCTCATACGAAGAGGCCAACCGCCTGCGCAGCGCCTATTGGCGCGAATTCGGCACCACGCTTTCGGGCATGATGGCCAAACATGGCACCGATCCGCTGCCCTACCTCACCTATGTGCACGACATCGACTTTTCCGGCCTGACGCGTGATGCGGAGCTCAAATCCGCGATCACCGCCCTGCCGGGGCGCAAGATCGTCTACACCAATGGCTCCGCGCCCTATGCCGAACGAGTCTTGGAGGCGCGCGGGCTGACCGGGATTTTCAACGCGGTCTATGGCATTGAACATGCTGAATTTCACCCCAAACCAAAGGCTGAAGCCTTTGACACAGTTCTGCGCCTTGGCGGGGTGACGCCGACGGAGGCCGCGATGTTCGAAGACGATCCGCGCAATCTCGAAGTGCCGCATGAGCTTGGCATGAAGACCGTCTATGTCGCCCCCTCACCGCTTGATCCGCCTGCGCCGCATATTCACCACCACACAAACGATCTGGCGCGGTTTCTGTGTGATCTGATGTGATCTGACCCCGTCGGATTTACCTTTGCCCGCTTGACCCAAATCAATCACCTGCGTCAAAGCGTCGCCGTGACGAAAGGCGTGCCGTCACGTATTTCCGGTCGAAATCCAAAACACACGCAACACATCACTCGCGGAGCACGCACATGACCGACGCCACTCTCGACATCTCCCTGTCCCACGACTCCCATGATCACCATGAAGACGGCATCGCGACGCCGCGCGGTGTGGCGCTGTTTTTGCTGGTGGTTGTCGCGGTTCTGGCCGCTGTCATCTACGGTATGTTCGCCATCGGCCCCTGGGTTCTGGGCGTGACCGCCGTCGCGACCGTTCCGGTGATCTACCTCGTGCTGATCCTGCTGACGATGGGTCGCTAAGCCCGCATGACGATCCCGAGGGGCCGCGCGCAGACGATGCTGCCCCTTGGACAATCCGCTCTTTTGCACCTATCTCTGAGGCAAAGCCCAAAGATGCAGAGGAGATCCGGCCATGACATCCCAGAACAACGACACGGTTGATGTCGTGGTCTCAGGCGGCGGCATCGCGGGCCTGATTGCGGCGGCGGCTTTTGGCGCCTCCGGTTTCAAGGCCCTGATGATCGACCCCGCGCAACCCGTCATCACAGGCGACGAGGCCAGCTCTGACCTGCGCTCCACCGCATTCCTGCGCCCGGCGCGCGATCTTTTCCAACGCATCGGCATCTGGGACACGCTCGCACCTCATGCGACGCCTTTGGAAGCGCTGCGTATTGTCGACACCTTGCCCGGTGAAGACGGCACACCTGCGGTGATCCGCACCGAGCGGCAATTCGAAGGTCGCGAAAGTGGCGATGAACCTTTTGGCTGGAATTTCCTGAACTGGGTGATCCGCCGCGAATTGGCCCGTGCGGTGCCCGATATCCCAAACGTCGAACTGCGCTATGGCGTGGGCTTCAAAAGCCTCTTCACGCGGACCAGCGAGGCCCGCGTGACGCTGACCGATGGGACGACCGTGCGGGCCAAACTGGTTGTGGCCGCCGATGGACGCAATTCGCCGCTGCGCGATGCGGCGGGGATCGGCGTCAAGACCACGCGTTACGGTCAGAAATCGCTGGCGTTTACCGCCACACATGAGCTGCCGCATCACAATGTCTCGACGGAGATCTACCGCGAGGGCGGGCCGTTCACCATGGTGCCCCTGGCCGACATCGACGGCAAACATGCCTCCGCCATCGTCTGGATGAACAAGGGCCCCTATGCCACCGAGCTTTTGAACATGGAGGTGGAGGCCTTCAACGCCACCATGACCGCACGCTCTGCGGGGCTGTTTGGTAAGCTGGAACTGGCCTCCGGACGGGGGATTTTCCCGATCATCACCCAGCTCGCGGATCAGCTTTCAAGTGAACGCGTCGCGGTGATCGCCGAGGCGGCGCATGTCTTGCCGCCCATCGGGGCGCAGGGGCTGAACACCTCTCTGAACGATTTGGCGGAACTCTTGGCGCTGGCCGAGAACGATCCCGCCGGCCTTGGCGGTCAGACCATGCTCGACGCCTATGCCAAGACCCGGCATCGCGACATCACGGCGCGCGCCAAGGTGGTTGATGTTTTCAACCGCGTGGTGCGCTCGGAAGACGACATCCTGCGCGTGGTGCGGCTTTTGGGGCTGAAAGCGGTGCATGACCTGCGCCCGGTGCGGCGCAAGGTGATGGAAGCGGGGCTGGGGCCGATCTAAGGCGCCCCCCTTTCCAGCCCCACCACTGTCTCATGTTTCTCGCGCGTTAAGGTTAACGCGTGAGAAAGCGCTTGAACGTATCAGCCTGTGTTTCCTTTGCTGCTGCAAATATTCAAAACCGATTGACCGGATGAGTATTTGGGGCACAAAGGAAACCCTTAGCCCTGCACCGCATCCAGCGCCGCCTCCAGCCGAGCAATCGTCGCATCGACGTCATAGAGCTTGTCCAACCCGAAAAGCCCGAGGCGGAAGGTCGAGAACCCCTCGCCTTCATCGCATTGCAGCGGCACGCCCGCCGCAATTTGCACCCCGTGCGCCGCAAAGGCCGCGCCGGTTTTGATAGACGGATCGTCCGTATAGCAGACCACGACACCCGGCGCCTCGACGCCCTCGGCCGCGACGGATTTAAAGCCGCGCTCAGCCAGAAGGTGCCGCACCCGGCGACCCAGCTCCCATTGCGCCTCGGAGAGTTTGTGAAAGCCGTAGTCCTTGGTTTCCAGCATGGCGTCTCGGAAGGCACGCAGCGCATCCGTCGGCATGGTGGCGTGATAGGCGTGACCACCGCCCATATAGGCCTCCATGATCGTCAGCCATTTGCCGAGATCTATCGCGAAGGACGAGCTTTGGCGGGATTTCACGGCCTCGATGCCGCGCTCAGAGAGCATCACCAGACCGGCCGACGGCTGGGCGGACCAGCCCTTTTGCGGCGCGGAGATCAGCACATCGACGCCGGTCGCCTTCATATCGACCCAGGCACAGCCCGAGGCGATGCAATCGAGCACCATAAGCCCGCCGTGTTCATGCACGGCCTCCGCGAGCGCGCGGATATAGGCGTCGGGCAGGATCATGCCGGAGGCGGTTTCGACATGCGGCGCGAAGACGGCGGCGGGTTTGATCTCGTGAATTTTGGCGACGGCCTCTTCCAAGGGCGCGGGCAGGAAAGCCGCGTTGGGTTCATTGCCGGTACGGCGCGCTTTCAGCACAGTTTGCGAGGCCGGGATGTCGCCCACCTCGAAAATTTGCGACCAGCGGAAGGAGAAAAAGCCGTTGCGGATCACCATGACGTCTTCGCCATCTGCGATCTGGCGCGCGACCGCCTCCATCGCGTAAGTGCCGCCACCGGGGACCGCGACCGCCGTCTCGGCGTGATAGACCTCACAGAGCGTGTCGTGAATGTCTGTCATCACGGTTTGAAAGGCTTTCGACATATGGTTGAGCGAGCGGTCGGTGAAGACGACCGAAAATTCGAGCAATCCATCGGGGTCGATATCGGAGCGTAAAGCGGTCATTGGGTCCTCCTCGGAATATAGTCGTGGCGTATGCGGTGGCACAAAGGCCACGGCTCGCGCCTGTTGCTGCGACGGGGCAGGACAGAAAGCCGCTCTGTCCGTCATACTTCATCGCAAAACGCTATGCCGTGTATCGGGCCACAAGAGCACCGGACGGGCGAAAAAACAAGGCGTTGACCAGAGCATAATAAAAGACCGCATCCGCAAAAATAGAGATGCGTCACCAGAGGCAGAGCGTCCGACAAAGATCGGGCAGAACATACATACAAAGCAGTCATGCCGACAGAAGAACTCATCGTGATGGGCGCGTCCATCGTGAACAATCCTATTGGCACGTCCTACGATTATCGCGGGGACGCCAATGACGGCGCCTATATGACCGGCGGCGAGAGCGTGTTCGGCGACGACGACATCGTTGTCTTCACGATCGACAATGTGAACATGGACGGCTCGCTCGACAGCCAGTCCCAAGTCGTGTCCATCGTCGTCTATGACAATGCCGCCGATTACGCCAATGGCGAGAGTCTCTATGAGTATTCCAACACCGGCAGCGGCGGCGGCTGGCCGTGGTCGTGGGGCGACGACACCGGCGATGTCAGCACCTCGGTCCATGACATGGGCGACAATTACCTTTATTTTCAGGCAGGTGGATTTACCTCAACCGATCCAAACGCCCCGATCTCGATGACTTGTTCCTCGCACCCGGCACGAATTTGCAGGATGAATTCCCGATCTGGCTCAGCCACGAGACTGACAACGATTATAATGGCGACGGCATCATCGACGCTGAGGAAGAAGGCGACGGCATCTTCGAAGTCGACGAGAACAACAGCTTTGCCGAAGACGAGATCAGCGCCGCGATCTGCTTGGCACGAGGCACGTTGATCGACACGCCAGAGGGGCCGCGCTTTATCGAGACGCTCCAAAAGGGCGATCTGATCCACACGCTCGATCACGGGCCTCAGCCCATTCGCTGGATCGGGTCGCGACGGGTGGCCGCGACCGGGGCGCTGGCGCCGATCCGGATCAAGGCGGGAACCCTGGGCAATCTGCGCGATCTCCTGGTGTCGCCCAATCACCGCATGATGATCCGTGGCCCCAAGGCCGAGGTCCTGTTTGGAGAGCGTGACGTTTTGGTCGCGGCGAAACATCTGGTCAATGACGCCACGATCCGCCCGGCGCCACGCGCGGAGGTGGACTATTTCCACATGCTGTTCGACG includes:
- a CDS encoding FAD-dependent monooxygenase; translation: MTSQNNDTVDVVVSGGGIAGLIAAAAFGASGFKALMIDPAQPVITGDEASSDLRSTAFLRPARDLFQRIGIWDTLAPHATPLEALRIVDTLPGEDGTPAVIRTERQFEGRESGDEPFGWNFLNWVIRRELARAVPDIPNVELRYGVGFKSLFTRTSEARVTLTDGTTVRAKLVVAADGRNSPLRDAAGIGVKTTRYGQKSLAFTATHELPHHNVSTEIYREGGPFTMVPLADIDGKHASAIVWMNKGPYATELLNMEVEAFNATMTARSAGLFGKLELASGRGIFPIITQLADQLSSERVAVIAEAAHVLPPIGAQGLNTSLNDLAELLALAENDPAGLGGQTMLDAYAKTRHRDITARAKVVDVFNRVVRSEDDILRVVRLLGLKAVHDLRPVRRKVMEAGLGPI
- a CDS encoding glycosyltransferase family 2 protein yields the protein MLSPADRVSPPPASQHGPRSRSRKPIGQILVEMGELAPGDLVRAAAMRQREDARIGDILLAHGMVSEPALYTALARQFNAEIARFDQSPPDVRLIDRIGADECLRRGILPWRQAGGTVLIASCRPEQFEDLRPRLTGMFGPVRLAVTSETALHEALLKSRQRRLASQAETRVAAHESCREMDIRKLTRMISSLAVLGALVALISPIMAGILLTSWAVITLVISTGLKIAAAFAQAKTARTRQSTFFSKRSKTPLPTVSIMLPLFKEREIATRLIKRVSRLKYPRELLDVCLVVEEDDTITQDAIANTDLPRWMRQIIVPRGGVKTKPRALNFALDFCRGSIVGIYDAEDAPEPEQLHKVASHFAQAGPEVACLQGILDFYNARTNWLSRCFTVEYASWFRVILPGYEKMGLPVPLGGTTLFFRRDVIEELGGWDAHNVTEDADLGIRLARHGYRTELLHTVTEEEANCRLWPWVKQRSRWLKGYAMTYAMHMQKPGKLWRDLGPWRFFGVQALFLGALSQFVLAPFLWSFWMFPLGLPHPMRAVLPHDLLVVLGGVFLLSEAITVATGMIATSTSKHKWLWPWVPTLHFYYPLATLAALKGLWEMVSKPYYWDKTAHGIDDLAFHEDMEAQESAAMPHPAPQAEDQKTQSPLPQIAPLVLKAPISLPANETPDKARVLYPPRDAAPSQRLRLVAEEARPFVFDSLQDQASGSMPVPGRRLTFGLDLSRGPQPPALRRAIEAAAVAIDPDRLRPAPSPDTRPVPQPTEVLGVLSPPTAPPAHNAPGAPEWAHVAAFAEAPAFVPGVSDTGATVRKDRDSA
- a CDS encoding DUF2244 domain-containing protein; translation: MPYRWTPDQITPLPRPPEEGAPVLRLDLWPHRSLKGKGFSATIWIMFCGGLIPVVPFIGTIAFWILLIFMMTALAALWVALRHSDRDRLREELLIWPDRVELTHWPAKGGALTWQANPYWLRLTLHPEKGKVEQYLTLKGGGPAETREVELGAFLSPEERQSLYRDLMTALAELKRPS
- a CDS encoding GntR family transcriptional regulator: MKDPRASQKDAYGLILEAIDTGVYRPGDRLVESELAERFGVSRTPIREALQRLETQSMLTRDGRSLIVASLDHNQMADLYVVRTELEGLAARLAARHATAEEVRVLRDMVEADRALIGQPEPMSRANRRFHKQIHLASHNKYLVQQLDLVHRSMALLATTSLAAEGRGQEAIKEHDLIVAAIEARDGDAAHKALSDHISKAFVTRLKIDAEKVR
- a CDS encoding aminotransferase class V-fold PLP-dependent enzyme, giving the protein MTALRSDIDPDGLLEFSVVFTDRSLNHMSKAFQTVMTDIHDTLCEVYHAETAVAVPGGGTYAMEAVARQIADGEDVMVIRNGFFSFRWSQIFEVGDIPASQTVLKARRTGNEPNAAFLPAPLEEAVAKIHEIKPAAVFAPHVETASGMILPDAYIRALAEAVHEHGGLMVLDCIASGCAWVDMKATGVDVLISAPQKGWSAQPSAGLVMLSERGIEAVKSRQSSSFAIDLGKWLTIMEAYMGGGHAYHATMPTDALRAFRDAMLETKDYGFHKLSEAQWELGRRVRHLLAERGFKSVAAEGVEAPGVVVCYTDDPSIKTGAAFAAHGVQIAAGVPLQCDEGEGFSTFRLGLFGLDKLYDVDATIARLEAALDAVQG
- a CDS encoding pyrimidine 5'-nucleotidase encodes the protein MVADHFSHVKTWVFDLDNTLYPPDAALFSQIEVKMTDWVARELNVSYEEANRLRSAYWREFGTTLSGMMAKHGTDPLPYLTYVHDIDFSGLTRDAELKSAITALPGRKIVYTNGSAPYAERVLEARGLTGIFNAVYGIEHAEFHPKPKAEAFDTVLRLGGVTPTEAAMFEDDPRNLEVPHELGMKTVYVAPSPLDPPAPHIHHHTNDLARFLCDLM
- a CDS encoding Hint domain-containing protein, whose translation is MIDTPEGPRFIETLQKGDLIHTLDHGPQPIRWIGSRRVAATGALAPIRIKAGTLGNLRDLLVSPNHRMMIRGPKAEVLFGERDVLVAAKHLVNDATIRPAPRAEVDYFHMLFDAHQIIFAESCLTESLFPGQEALNAVEESARAEILTLFPELQETPAPPSHVTN
- the carA gene encoding glutamine-hydrolyzing carbamoyl-phosphate synthase small subunit, whose product is MASGLQSGNPTACLALADGTVFYGKGFGATGVTTAELCFNTAMTGYQEIMTDPSYAGQIVTFTFPHIGNTGVNAEDDETNDPVAAGMVVKWDPTDPSNWRAQDELGPWLEKRGRIGMGGVDTRRLTRAIRQQGAPHVAIAHDPEGKFDIEALVKQAREFSGLVGLDLAKDVTCAQSYQWDEMRWAWPDGYPKREGKGFKVVAVDFGAKRNILRCLASAGCDVTVLPATATAEEVLAHNPDGVFLSNGPGDPAATGEYAVPMIKGVLDKDLPVFGICLGHQMLALALGAKTIKMNHGHHGANHPVKDLDTGKVEITSMNHGFTVDAQSLPQGVKETHISLFDGSNCGIAVEGKPVFSVQYHPEASPGPMDSYYLFERFAAAMAERETA
- a CDS encoding GatB/YqeY domain-containing protein translates to MDMRSRLNAALKTAMKEKDSERLATLRLINAAIKDREIAARGEGEEVVVSDDDVLGILGKMVKQRQESAKAFEEGARLELAEKERAEIAIIEEFLPRQLNSDEVTKAVEDAIAETGADSIRDMGKVMGALKAKYTGQMDFGAAGPMVKAQLGC